The Porphyromonas pogonae genome segment TGATTTGGGGTAATTACCTGCATAATAATTAAGCGTAAGTAAATTGGGTACATTGGAAGTCTCAAAGCCCGCATTCCCGATAAAAAGATTGGCTAAGTCTGATATTTCTTTGTTGACCAAAGCCGAACGCTTATAATCCGGCACATTATTGGTGTTGAAAGAATAAGTAATTTTTTTACCTGAAAAATAAGGGCTGGAAAATCTATCTGTTCCCGTAGGAGTCCACTTGACAGATGAAAGACGTTTATTCGGGCCCTCGGCTGATCTATTATATCTGTCAATATAAGCCGGCATCTTCTCATAATAGTTACTACTTGCCCAACTTCCAATGCGGTCATCAATCCAAAATGCACCATCGGCAGCATAACCGCCGGCAGAGATAGCTTCGCCATAATCAGGGGCAATACTATAAACTCTACAAGACTTATCCGCAACTTTCAACTGATCTCCCAGAGTATTTACCATCAATGGCTTAGGAGATAGGTTATCTCGTGTATAATTACCCACGAAGTTATCGTCACGAAATATATCCTTGATACTTTTGGCAGTCCTGTCATATGCCTTGGGAGAAGTTATACCGTGAATTTCAGGATTGGTTCCCGTAAAGATTGATGCCGTAGCTGCAGCAGCATTATTGGGCATATAAGGGTATTTGACTTTGGTGTATACCAATCCACCCTTGAGCAACCGATTTATTCCATCGGAACCCATATAAGGAGATAGCTCATCCAAAAGATCTCCGCGAAGTTGATCTACCGTAATACAAACAACAAGTTTGGGTAGAGGCTGAGCACCTGCTTGTATCTGTAATACAAGAAGAGCCACTAATGAGGTGAATATTCTTTTTACACTTCTTTGTTCTTGCGGAAGCATATCGTGTTATTTATCTTGTTTACGTTGTATCATCAGCCACTTGACTGATATGATCCATAAAGTCCCTCCTACAAGTATCATTGCCGCATTAAAGTTTTGAGGCAGGAAAATAGCAAGAAGAGCAAATAGACTTAGGACTACAAAGTTAACAAAATGATAATAATATCCCCACTTTTTTAATCTCTTGAATAACATTAAAGGCACACCAAGCAAGAGATGTAAGGGATGTAAAACAACCAGATTATAATTGGGCGAAGTAAAAGGATGCTCAGAGATAAAGGCCAGATAAAAGAGAAGAAGGCCTGCAAGACCTGCACAAGCAAATATAATGCAGTCATAAATACGGTACAGCTTCCTTCTCCGCCATGCCATAAGCGATATCACAAAAGTGATGACTAGCAATAGCGAAAAGACGGTGAGAGGATGTATAAGGAATGAAAGGAATGCACCGTAAGTATATGGTTGAGCAGGAATAATGTAGGGCATTTTTCTGACCGACAAGACGGCCGGCTTGGTATCTCCATTTTTGTATACAAGAGATGCTTGAGGCAGGTACTCTATTATCTTGGACGGTAAAAAGAGTTGCTCCTGAACAGAGGCCGAGGCATCAGTCTTAGAGCCCAAAGCCAAATCGGTCCCCAAAACCATCCAAGGCTTATTACGCTCTGCTCTATTGATAAGATAGCGCCATGTTACAGTTTTGATGTTCGGGAATTTTAGATGTCCGCCACAGCTCTCGCTAAATATTGACACAGGACGTGTAGAACAGTTGTCATAAAAGAAATTATAGCGATATACACTGTTTTCGGGTCTGATATTCCATAGCAGATACTCCCAAGCCTTCTGCTTTTCTATCGCAGACATGTTGAGAACAAGCTCAGTAACATCACTTCCGCGTCCGAGATATTCATTCATGTAATATGAAGCCTCTATGGGAACTACGGCATAATCAGTCTTACCTTTGATAAACCTCACCGTAAAATCCGAATTAAAAGCAAATATCCCGTAATTGAAAATAACATCAATGTGTTGCACCGGATCATTGACACGAAACCCCGCATGTCCGTATACGGTATATACTTCGTCCTCAATAGGTGATGCCACAACAATACTCATCACTGCAGCGGAATCCAACTTATCAGGAAATGCATACCTGTCCTGAGCCTTGAGAGGCAAGTAAGGATGCATCAGGCTTATCAGTAACAAAGATATCAAGATGTAGCCGTTAGGCCTCGTACAAAGAAAATTACATCTCATTTTCGGATAGACTGAAATTTAAAAAGGGTGCTGAACAGCTTGACAGCACCCTTGAATATATTACTCTATAATTTCATCAAACGTCTGAGTAGTATCTGCGGGAATAGTCACAATATCACCTGAATCAAGTCCTCCGCAAGGAGAGAATCCCGGTGGAATATCGAATGCATCCTTCTTGTTATACCCCAGTTTAGGATTGGCATAAACATGTTTGATAAACTCAGCAAAAATAGGTAAAGCAGCAGCGGCCCCCTGTCCTACGTTCATGGAACGGAAACGTATACTGCGCTCTTCACCTCCCACCCAACAGCCTGCAACAATTTTGGGTGTAAAACCTATAAACCAAGCATCACTATTATTCTGTGTAGTACCGGTCTTACCACCCAGTGGCATATCCAGATTGTATCTGTATTTGAGTCGGCTGGCAGTACCTCCGTTGACCACACTCTGAAGCATATATAGCATTTTCAATGTAGCGTCCTGGGGAAGTACCTCTGTCATCTGCGGTGTAAAATTGGCAACAACATTGCCATACTGATCTTCAATATGCGTAATAGGTAATGGCGCAACGCGGATACCTTTATTTACAAAGGTGGTATACCCACTCACCATTTCACCTACGGTAGCATCCGGTGTACCCAGACAAATAGATGGCTCGGCATCCATAGGGCCTTGTAAACCATAGCTTCTAAGTAGTCTCACAAAGGTATAAGGTGAGGTACGAGACATCAGATAAGCCGTAACCCAGTTATCGGAGTTTTGCAAACCCCATTGTATCGACACCATCTCTCCAATGAGTTTATTATTAGAGTTTTTGGGAGCCCATGGCTTACCTGCCTCTGTATACAGTACCTGCTGCACATGCATCATCATATCACAAGGCGTTATCCCCTCAATCATAGATAAAGAATAAAGGAACGGTTTTATTATAGATCCCGTCTGTCTGCGCCCCGTAGATACCATATCATACTGAAAAGCATTGAAGTCAATACCACCCACATAAGCCAATACATGACCATTGGCAGGGTTCATAGCAACAAATCCACTACGCAAGAAACTCTTCATATACTTCACAGAATCCATGGGTGTCATCACTGTATCTACAGTACCATGCCAACTCCATACCTGCATCTTGGTTTTCTTCCTAAAAGATGTCAATATCTCTCTTTCGGACATACCGGCCTCTTTACTCACACGCCATCGATCCGATTGCTTCATAGCTTTGAGAATTATCTTCTCACGATCTGTGGTAGTAAGATCATTGGAGAACGGTGCGTATTTATTACCTTTCATCTCCCTGTCAAATGCAGGCTGTAACACTTCGGTCATATGTTTGGTCATAGCTTCCTCAGCGTATTTCTGCATAGGTATTGAAATGGTGGTATAAATCTTCAACCCATCGGTGTAAATGTTGTAATTGCTACCATCAGCTTTCTTATGCTTTTTGCACCAACCATAGATAGGATTGGTTTCCCAAGCCAGACTGTCATCATGGAATTGTTGCATTTGCCAAGAAGCATAATTGGACTTACTGGGCTTATCTGCCATCAATATCTTGCGAAGATACTCACGGAAGTAAGGAGCCAAACCGTCTTTATGACTAATGCGATGAAAGTTTATTTTGAGCGGTAATGCGGATAACGAACTTACCTCTGCATCTGAGAGTATTCCCGCTTTTTCCATTTGTTGGAATACGACATTACGCCTCATTTTAGGCCTGTCTGTATCTTTGTGCAATACAGGATTGAATAATGAGGGGTTCTTACACATACCTACCAGCATGGCGGACTCGTCGAGCGTAAGCTGCGCAGGAGTTTTGCCGTAATAAGTATACGCTGCCGATTTTATTCCCACGGCATTATAGAGAAAGTCAAATTTATTGAGGTACATTGACAATATCTCTTCTTTGGTATAAAACCGCTCAAGTTTGGAGGCTATCACCCACTCTATAGGTTTCTGGAACAAACGAGCCAATATGTTATTCACCGGGGGCGAGTACAACTGCTTGGCGAGCTGCTGCGTGATGGTACTGCCACCTCCTGCATTGGATTGTCTCAAGATTCCTCGTTTTACAAAAGCTCTAAGCAAGCTCCTGAAGTCAATGCCCGAATGTTGGCGGAAACGAACGTCCTCGGTAGCGATCAATGCATTGATTACATTGGGAGAGATGTCTTCGTATGCCACATATACGCGGTTGTCCCCACTTTGGGCATATGACCCCAAAGGATCTCCCTCGGCAGAGATGAGCTGTGAGGCATATTTGTCAATGGGGTTTTGCAGCTGCTCCACAGCCGGCATATAGCCTATAACACCTAATGAGATCAAGGAGAACAGCACAAATATTAGTCCCCAAGCTCCAAAAAATATAATCCACAAAATGCGGATGATCTGTTTACTATGCGGTTTCATCTAAAAATTATAAGTCTTTCTCTTTAATGGCTCCGTAGCGATAAGCTGTAAGGAGTTTTTTCAAGTCATTGACCTGCTCGGTAAGCTGTTTACCCTTGTCGGTATCTCTCACCAGCATCCTATGCGAGCTAAACTCCCTCACCACTGTAACGCTTTCAATATCCTCCATGTATTTTATAGCTTCATGGGTAGAACTGAAAGGCTCATGCTTCACCAAATGCAACCCTTCAGAGTTAAATATCAGGGTATATCCTGCTATACCGGTACTTGCCTGATATGCTTTGCTAAACCCACCGTCTATAAGCATCAACTTACCACCGGCAGAAATAGGCTTTTCTCCTTTGGATGCTTTCACGGGCACATGCCCATTGATGATGTGAGTGTCGGGTCCCTCAAGCCCAAACTCGCTCAATATCTTCTCGCACACCTCCTGCTCCGTACGATACACATAGTAGAAACCCTTCTTCTCCGTATGAGTATCCTTGTCCTCTATAAAATACCGCTCAAAGGTAGTCATCATTGACTTATCAAACAAGGGGGAATCAGGGCCACACCACAAATACCACATAAAATCTATTTGATCGGTATCGACAAGCCCTTGCTTTTTGTCCAAATGAGCAGCACGTATCCACTCCTCTACCTTATCAAGCAAAGCTCGGCCTTTATATTTTTTCTTTCCCACTGTTACATCCTTAAAGGATCTGTCTTCGTTCAGAGGGATTGATGCATGGAACAGCAGATTATAATTGTAGCAAAGATACATACTACCGCTACGGTACAAAAAGTCGACATGTTTCTGCAACTTTTCACTTTGTAGAAATGATTGCATCAGTCGCTCCACAATCCTCTGCTCACCCTCTGTGAATGCATAAGGATCATTGGGATCAACAGTAGGTAAATAATTATCAAGCGTAGGATAAGCTTTGCCGTCAGGCAAAACAATAGTAGCATCAGCAGCATTCCAACCATGCAAGATATCCCTATTATTCATTTTGTATTCGGGATGACGTTGGATTATCTGATGTTCGAGTTTGAACTGTATGATAGAAATAGCCTTGTGCATCTGACCTATAAGATAAACACTCTTATCATCATAAAAAGCACGGGACTCTTCGCTGAGCTTCGGTCTGAAGCGCTCGCACGGATCATCGGCATACGTCTCCATGGCGAATTTGCCCAATGGCAATAAATTGATACCGTAACCGTTTTCCAGTGTATCCAGATTGGCATAGCGCAGAGCTATCCTCACTACATTGGCCATGCAGGCTGCGTTGCCCACTGCTGCACCCATCCACAATATGTCATGATTGCCCCATTGGATGTCAAAAGTGTGATAGCTAATCAATTTATCCATAATGATATGAGCTCCGGGCCCTCTATCATAAATATCTCCTACAACATGCAGATGATCGATAGCCAGGCGCTGTATTGTCTCAGAAATAGCTATAACGAAGTCCTCTGCTTGACCGGTCTCGATAATAGAACGGAATATACTTTGCAGATATGCGGATTTATTTTTATTCAGTCCATCCTCATGCAATAATTCCTGTATGATATAACTATATTTTGGGGGTAAAGCCTTGCGCACCTTGGAGCGCGTGTATTTTTCAGCTACTTTTTGGCATACTTTGATCAGCTGGTTTATGGTAACCATGTACCAGTCATCCATAGATTCATCTTTACTCTTGACTAAGTCAATACTTTCCTTGGGGTAATAAATAAGAGTGCATAGCTCACACCTCTCCTGCGCTCGTATTTTACCTCCGAACAGCTCGTTGACCTTTCTTTTTATGGTTCCTGAAGCATTTTTAAGCACATGTATAAAAGCCTCGTATTCGCCGTGTATATCGGCAAGAAAATGCTCTGTCCCTTTGGGCAAACTCAATATTGCCTCTAAATTCATTATTTCAGTAGCAGCTTCCGCCGCTGTAGGGAACTTATCAGACAGCAATGTCAAATATTTGAGTTCCGCATCGGTTGCATTCATGATGTATGGTTTTTAGGTTAGTATTCCAATTTATAAACGCTCTACACTTTTAACACCCACAACGCTGCGAAGTTTACGTATAATATTAGATAGTGCCTCTCTGCCATTTACCTCCACGGTAAATATGCCTTTGAACAAACTATCAGCAGAGTCGATGGAAAAGCCCCGTAATTTAGTATTGTTTTCTTTTTTGAGCAATGAGGTTATATTGGTCACAACGGCTAAGTCGTCACGCCCCACAATCTCAAGGCTCACCCTGTACCCCTCATTGCCTTTACCGCTCCACCGGGCTTGTATAATACGATTGCCAAAACGTGAAAACATATCCGGAGCATTAGGGCAGTCGGTGCGATGTATCTTGATTCCTTTATTAGAGACAAATCCGAAAACCTGATCACCATAGATAGGATGACAGCACTGAGCCAAGCTATACTCCACTCCCGTAAGCCCTTGATCAAGAACCAAAATATCGGAAGCAGAGGATTTACTGCTATCGCTATCATTGGGCTCAGTCACGACATCTACAAATGTATCAGCACTCCTATGAGCTGATGCTGCCGCCTGAGACTCCCTGTATTCCGCCTCTTTCTTGAGCTCGACCTCATACTGCTCCATAAAAAGCTGTACATCCAACTTATCATGGGAGATATCATTATAAAACTCTGAGAGAGTTTTGTACCCCAGCTTTTTGGTGAGACGGAGAAACAGGGCTTCGTTGTACTGAAGCTTTCTGTTCTTGATACGCCTGTTTATTAGCTCTTTGGCCACACTGATGCCGGCTTCCTCCTCTGCTCGCAGGATTTGCCTGATCTTCGATCTGGCTTTGGTACTTACTACGATATTGAGCCAGTCGGCCTTAGGCGTTTGTTGGGCATTAGTAATAACCTCGACCGAGTCTCCATTGTGCAGTTGCTGCTTGATAGAAACATTCTTTCCATTGACCTTTGCTGACACCGCTTGTGCTCCCACTCGACTATGAATAGTAAACGCAAAGTCAAGTACAGTAGCACCACTGGGTAATTTTATCACAGCACCTTGGGGGGTAAATACATATATCTCCTGAGTTTTCAGGGTTAGCAAAGAGCTTTCGAGTATAGATCCCTTATCACCGGGAGCATTGTGCCGAACTTCCTCCAGCGTCTCACGTACAGATGTAAGGAACTCATCCAATCCTGTTTCGCTCTTGATCCCTTTGTATTTCCAGTGAGCAGCTAGTCCCATCTCAGCAATTTCATCCATACGGCGGGTACGTATCTGTACCTCCACCCATTTATTCTGTGGCCCCATGACCGTGATATGCAGGGATTCATATCCATTACTTTTAGGGATGGATATCCAGTCTTTGAGACGTTCAGGATTGGGCATAAACATATCTGTAATGATAGAATATACATGCCAGCAGTGATGCCGCTCTTCATTCAGAGGAACATCTAAAATAATACGGATGGCAAAAAGATCATATATATCCTCGAACGACTGTTTCTTCAGTTTATTACGAATGGAACTTATCGACTTGGTGCGCCCTTTGATTTCAAAATTCACATGGGGCATATCTTTATTGATGCGTGCGCGCACGGGGGTGATAAAAGATTTGATATACGCTTCCCGTGAGTTTTTAGTCTCACCCAGCTTACGTTTGATGTAGTCAAATGTTTTTCTATCTGTGTACTTGAGACACAAATCTTCCATTTCTCCCTTGATCGTATACAAACCCAACCTATGTGCGATGGGTGCATACAAAAAAGAAACCTCCACTGCCAAAGATGTCCTCAACTCATCAGTATGTAGTTGCTTGGCATTGCGCAGGAGATAAAGTCTATCAGCTATAATAAGTAACACCACTCTCATATCCTCGGCAATAGAGAGAAGTAGATTGTGGAAGTTCTCAGAGTTTACAGATTTGGCTCGCATGTAAAGCTCGGATGTCTTGATTAGTAGCTGTATCAGACGTACAGCATTCTCTCCCGCCAGAGCTTCTACTTCGGAGAGAGTCATAAACTCCTTATATACGGGTCTGTAAAACAGTACAGCCAATACAGAGTCTGCATCAAGCCCCATCTCCTTTACGGCTATACGCGCAACCTCCATTTGCCTTACAAAGCCATTGAAGCCGTTGTCGTCACGATCAAAACATTTAGCCTCAATCAAACCCAACATGGTCTCACGGATAGACCTCAGTCTGTCCTGCACAACAACCTCTTTGAGTGTTGGTAAAAGTTCTTTTACGCAACCAAACACTTTATACTTTTCGCGCTCTGTAAACATACCCTAAATTTAGTGAAAGAATTTTAATCGGAGAATTATAAAACAATACTGTTCGTATCACAATAACACGCTAAAAAGACTTTATCTATTCATTGTGAAAGCTTTTTTCTCCATAAACATGAAGTATTGTTTCAATTACCGTAAGAAACCGTAAAATAATAATACGTAAAAATAAAGAAAAATAACGGGTGAATATTCTATTTTATTTTAATAAATGCAATAATATTAATAAAAGTAAGCGGATATCTATGCGCACACTTTACTATTGTAGAGACAAATGCAGGTATGTATTATGCTGTAATTTAATTAATAAACCTACAAGAAAAAAGCATAAAAGACACTTCCATAGCCCAAATACAGAAAATAATATTAGAAAAAACAAGGCTTATTGGCTTTTGAGTGGTGGAATCTAAGGTTGGTGGATACAGCTCTTTTTATTTACAAAAAACATAAGCGAAATATAAAAGATACACCAATCGATCTTTCTGTCAAGATTTTCATACCCAAAATTTACCCTAGTAAACCTATTATGATAAAACCACTGACCGTGTACGATAAGATGATTGTCCGTATACGATAAAATGACTGACCGTGTACGATGAAACGATTGTCCGTGTACGATGAAACAATAGCCCGTATATGATAGAATTCGAGTTAAATGGAACAAGTGATGTTCTTCTTTGATTCTTATTCATCCTGAATAAAAGAATATCATTTTACACAAAAAAAGTTGTCCCCTGTTTTAAACAAGAAACAACTTTTTTCACAGATATTAAATCTGAGCTGTGAGCTAAAATAAGTAGATACCGCCTATACTACAGGGTAGTAGAATACTTTTCAAAACTCGGGATAATAGACGGCATAAAGAGATCCTCAGGTTGCTGAGTAAAGGCCTTGCTGTTTATATCAGCCTTACTATCAAAACCATTGGATTGCTTTTGCAAAGAATTGAGTTGAGGCAATCTTCCCGCATGGAGATACCTTTTGGAGAAGTATTCGCTGTTATTGAGAGTTTCTTTGATAATGCCGCGATTATTAGTGCTGTGCATCATAACAATGCGACCATTGTTGTTCTCTACCACAATAGCCACATGCCCTACTCTGCTGCTTCTGGAATTACGGCCCTTGAAAAATAGCAAATCTCCGGGTTGGGGATCTTTGATGGGTTCGGATATATTACTGAGACTACCTGACGAATGAGGCAGACTGACACCGAACTTGCTAAATAAATGTGATACGTATCCTGAGCAATCCATTCTCCATTTCGATGGACCTCTATAACCATATGGCTTTCCCAAAAATTTCTCGCCATATTGTATTACATTGTCTACCATCGCTTTTACATCGTCACTCAGAGAAGAAGAGGCGGTATTCTTGTTTTTAGATACCGGAGGTTCTTTTTCGAAGTCGCTATAACTGCCCATTGCAACAGACTTGCAAGAGCAAAACAGTAACAACATAACAGATGTCACAAGAGTTAAATGTAGTGTTCCAAGCTTACTTTTCATATTTGCCAAAGATATATACAAATGGATGCGACACATACAGTTTAACATTTTTTATAACAATAACACCCTATATAAAACCAAAACGGCACAGGATCAAAAACCATGTGCAAGAATATTGCTAAATAAATCGATTTTAAAATCCATTTATTGGTGTTTTTTAAATATATTTTACAGCGGATTTATTTGCACAATAAAATAATTTTAATTATGAAAATGCAGAAATTCAAAGATCGTAGAAAATCAACTGTAGGCAAAGATCAAAAACTCATCTTTTTTAGAAGATTTACTTCTTCATACAGCAGTGTATTATACACTAAGCCACTCAGGCTATAAAGTGCTATGAAAGACAATCATTGATTTCAAACCATTACCCACCCCAAGCTTTGCATATAAACATCTTCAGCGTTACAATATCCACAATCAGGCAGTGCAATAGCCTGTAGTGAGGGATAATGAGATATTGAAATCACGTCATTATAAGTAATGTATATTGTGAAGGTAAGAGATTAATTTTTATTTTTGCTAATGGATTCATAATACGATGCAACAAACTATGCAAGATATAATGAAGACGATAAAATGATATTTTGGTTTTCCTCATGAAGTCAAAAACGCACAAAGGTTTTGTTACAAATACTCTATTGAGTCGGCAGCACACTCTTCGGATCAGGATAAATGATTGCGAACTGAAAGCAATAGAAGCATATTGTGGCAAATATAAGATCGATAATAAATCCAGATGGATACGAGAGACGTTGATGAACGAAGTAATAAGGAGTCTGGAACAAGATGTACCTATGCTGTTTACTGAAGAGGAAATGAAATAAACCCCGAACGAAGAAAATTGGAATTTCAACATAAAGAAGACAAACGATTTATGGGACTGGCTCTTGAGGAAGCTCAAGAAGCATACAAGACAGGAGAAATACCCATAGGAGCAGTAATTACATGCAAGGGACAAGTCATAGCCAGAGCTTATAATCGAGTAGAGGCACTCAACGACCCCACAGCACATGCTGAGATACTTGCTATTACGGCTGCAACCACAGCCTTGGGAGCCAAATACCTCAAAGACTGCACCATTTATATTACCATAGAACCCTGCACGATGTGTGCCGGAGCTTTACGATGGGCGCAGATAGGCCGCATCGTATACGGGGCTTTGGAACCGAAATTGGGTTACAGCACATTCGCTCCTACCATCATTCACCCCAAAACCCTAATCACTCACGGTGTATTGGAAAAAGAATGCAGAGAATTGATGATAAGTTTTTTTAAAGAACGGAGATGATTAGCGATATATGAACACTTTTACATTGAGTATATTAGGCTGTGGATCAGCTTTACCCACCACGCAGCATATGCCATCGGCTCAAGCTCTGGAAATCAGAGGCAAGCTATATCTTATTGATTGTGGTGAAGGCACTCAGAATCAAATAAGAAGATACAAACTACACTTCGGACGTATCCATTCGATCTTCATCTCTCATCTCCATGGCGATCATTGCTTCGGATTGCCCGGACTTATATCTACCCTGGGGCTACTGGGCAGAAAAGGTGACTTGAATATATATGGACCTCAAGGCATAAAAGAGTTTCTCGAGCCTATCCTAAGCATGTTTTGTGAGAGAATGGATTACAAAGTAAATATCATTACACTCACAGAGCAAGGCAAACATCCGGTGTTTGAGGATCGCTCCATCAAGGTATATGCCTTTCCTCTCAAACACAGGATACCCACCTATGGGTATTTGTTCGAAGAAAAATGTGTGGGACTGCACCTCGATAAACCGTCGGCTGATTTTTATAATGTACCCATTGCCGCATATAAGAATATCCTGGCGGGAGAAGACTACATTACTCCCGAGGGGGAGGTTATACCCAATAAAAGACTGACCAAAGAAGGTGCTTGCCCTATGCGCTATGCATACTGCTCCGATACGGCTTTCCTACCGGGGCTGGCAGAAGTAATAAACGGAGTGGACCTCTTGTACCACGAAGCCACCTTCAAAAATACTGAAGCGGCACGAGCCAAAGCAACTTACCATAGCACTGCCGAACAAGCAGCACAAATAGCTAAGTTATGTAATGTAAAGAACCTACTGATAGGACATTATTCTGCAAGATATATAGGTTGTGGAGACCTTCTCAAAGAAGCTAGGGCCGTATTTCCCCAAACAACATCTGCTGATGAGGGCATGGTGATAGATTTCAGGAAGCTTGTAACTAAAAGCACTTGCCATTGAACAAATAGCAATACAATAGCGATATTGCTGTTTATTATACAATAAGTATTACATTTACTATTGTTATTTTTAGCAAAAAAACAGCTGATATTCCTCACTGAAATATATGACGTATTAAATGCTCAATGCAAATTGAGATGTACTAATTCTCTTTCAAAGGAAATAGCTAAAAAACTTTGTGATCAGAACATGAACAAAAG includes the following:
- a CDS encoding RelA/SpoT family protein; translation: MFTEREKYKVFGCVKELLPTLKEVVVQDRLRSIRETMLGLIEAKCFDRDDNGFNGFVRQMEVARIAVKEMGLDADSVLAVLFYRPVYKEFMTLSEVEALAGENAVRLIQLLIKTSELYMRAKSVNSENFHNLLLSIAEDMRVVLLIIADRLYLLRNAKQLHTDELRTSLAVEVSFLYAPIAHRLGLYTIKGEMEDLCLKYTDRKTFDYIKRKLGETKNSREAYIKSFITPVRARINKDMPHVNFEIKGRTKSISSIRNKLKKQSFEDIYDLFAIRIILDVPLNEERHHCWHVYSIITDMFMPNPERLKDWISIPKSNGYESLHITVMGPQNKWVEVQIRTRRMDEIAEMGLAAHWKYKGIKSETGLDEFLTSVRETLEEVRHNAPGDKGSILESSLLTLKTQEIYVFTPQGAVIKLPSGATVLDFAFTIHSRVGAQAVSAKVNGKNVSIKQQLHNGDSVEVITNAQQTPKADWLNIVVSTKARSKIRQILRAEEEAGISVAKELINRRIKNRKLQYNEALFLRLTKKLGYKTLSEFYNDISHDKLDVQLFMEQYEVELKKEAEYRESQAAASAHRSADTFVDVVTEPNDSDSSKSSASDILVLDQGLTGVEYSLAQCCHPIYGDQVFGFVSNKGIKIHRTDCPNAPDMFSRFGNRIIQARWSGKGNEGYRVSLEIVGRDDLAVVTNITSLLKKENNTKLRGFSIDSADSLFKGIFTVEVNGREALSNIIRKLRSVVGVKSVERL
- a CDS encoding C40 family peptidase, whose amino-acid sequence is MGSYSDFEKEPPVSKNKNTASSSLSDDVKAMVDNVIQYGEKFLGKPYGYRGPSKWRMDCSGYVSHLFSKFGVSLPHSSGSLSNISEPIKDPQPGDLLFFKGRNSRSSRVGHVAIVVENNNGRIVMMHSTNNRGIIKETLNNSEYFSKRYLHAGRLPQLNSLQKQSNGFDSKADINSKAFTQQPEDLFMPSIIPSFEKYSTTL
- a CDS encoding nucleoside deaminase — encoded protein: MEFQHKEDKRFMGLALEEAQEAYKTGEIPIGAVITCKGQVIARAYNRVEALNDPTAHAEILAITAATTALGAKYLKDCTIYITIEPCTMCAGALRWAQIGRIVYGALEPKLGYSTFAPTIIHPKTLITHGVLEKECRELMISFFKERR
- a CDS encoding ribonuclease Z; the encoded protein is MNTFTLSILGCGSALPTTQHMPSAQALEIRGKLYLIDCGEGTQNQIRRYKLHFGRIHSIFISHLHGDHCFGLPGLISTLGLLGRKGDLNIYGPQGIKEFLEPILSMFCERMDYKVNIITLTEQGKHPVFEDRSIKVYAFPLKHRIPTYGYLFEEKCVGLHLDKPSADFYNVPIAAYKNILAGEDYITPEGEVIPNKRLTKEGACPMRYAYCSDTAFLPGLAEVINGVDLLYHEATFKNTEAARAKATYHSTAEQAAQIAKLCNVKNLLIGHYSARYIGCGDLLKEARAVFPQTTSADEGMVIDFRKLVTKSTCH